In Fragaria vesca subsp. vesca linkage group LG5, FraVesHawaii_1.0, whole genome shotgun sequence, the genomic stretch AGAGGAAAGCCAATGAAGAACAAGTTGGACAAAAGCAAGCAATGGAAAAGAACCTGATTGATATGGCTCGAGAAATAGAGCAGCTACGAGCAGAGCAGATGAATGCAGACAGGAGAGCACGGGGACTAGGTGACTCTCTCTCTCTTCTTCTTCCATCCATCTTCTTTTTCTCTCTATAGTGGTTAGGTTCCTCATACTCTGGGATTTCTGGCATACTGAACAAACCACCTCTAGAAGACAAGTTGTTTTGACTCCTCTCGTCTTTTGTATAGGTGGCGGGGGTTATGGAATGATGAATGGAGGTCCTGAAATGAGATATTCAGGTGCTTTGTATGGCAGTGCCTCTAGAAATGGTTGGGGACCTTATGACAGGCCTGGGTCACGGCGTTAATTTTTGCAAAAGATGCACAATGCTCTGCGTTTGGGGTTACATGTCTGGGTAGAGTGAAAATGGACTCCTAGAATATTAAGCCTTTGGTAGATTTCCTGTAATGATGTAGTTTTTAGCAGCCTGTTGCACAACTTATGAAACTTATTTATTCCCACATTGTTTTTGAAAATTTTAGTTAACATTTCTTTTGTGATTTGATACTCGAAATTGTAGTTAGAATACAAGATAAGAACTAAAAGAAAGATGTTAGCAGTGGCCAAGGGCCCTTAAAATGTATGTTTGCAGTGCTGTAATTTTCCAGTAACTTTGGTCGGTTTCTCCTGTATCAGACAAATATAACCGGAAAAACTTGATCAATTTTATCTCTAGTTACAAATTTAACTTGCCCTCCTTGTGATTCCTCTGGTGTTGGTGAAGATGGAATCACAGAATAGTCAACTTAAGAAACACCCTGCTGTAAGTCCTGTAACAATCCCTACTTCACCCGCTGCTGCAACTCCCACATCATGTCGAAAGAAGAAGAATGAACAAGCCACTTTCCTGGAAGATGTGAAGGATCACATTGATGAATTTATCAATGCATCTATGGATGAACATGCGTCTTGCTTCAAGAAGACAATCGACAAGATGTTCAGAATGTCGAAGATTGTTGCTGATAAGAATGCTGCTGATACCAAGGAAGTTGAAAGTTCGCTGCCCCTTCAAACAACAGTAGCAGACTAGTATCATCTCCTACATTCTGTGATTCTGATGCCTACCGAAATAAGACCCCTTTGCACCAGGATTAAGCTACTGAATTAGGGTGATGTTTAATTAGTTACAATGGTGAACTTTGCCTTGCAGTTTCGTTTTGACCAACTTGAAAACTTATGCTTTCTACGATCAATTACACTCTTATGGAGTGAATTTCGTAGGACTAAGTTCTTCTGATTTCAACAGACATTTTTTTCTTTTCGTGGATTATGGAATGATAAGGTTTTGGTGCAATTTCAGCTGGGTATTCAGAGGGTCTTCATCATAGACTCGTAGTAATTAGCCATAGCCATATACACTAATATTAAAGTTTCAAACACACGCAATAGAAAAGGACCAAGAACAAGACGTTAGTTTCCCTTGAAAAGTGACGTGTAAATAACAACTCTCAATTACCATTACATTCTCTTAAAGCCTTCTATGCAAAAGCAGACGAAGTTTCTATAACCAATTCAATCGTTCTGTGTTCTGGTTAATCTAGAATTTCTACACAGTAAATATAACTGTGCACTTGGCCAGTATATGATGACCAAATCAAATCTATCCATAGTTTGGTTAAGCTAGATCAATTCCTAGACGGGAGATTTAACTCGATCATTGTTGCTCAATCTTTGGTAATATAATCACTGGGATTTCCCCTTTAGAACCTTAGAAATTGCTTGAATGGTTGATGGTGTTGTCCGGCAACAGCCTCCAATGAGCTTAGCTCCTGAATCGCGCCATCTTGTCGCAAAGCATTCAAACTTGTCATCATCGAAGCACTTGGAAGGCTGTTCATTCAACATAAACCAGAACTGTTTAATGCTCGAACACAGAATTTCGTAATGCATATGTGATGTGTGCAGCTATAATATTTAGAGGATGAGATGGAGGTTCTAGAGCAACTTTGACTCACCAACCATCTCTTAGCTTTGCCATCCCATATCTCACCACTATTAGGGTACACGACAATTGCCTTACTGGTTAACTGTGTAAACATCTGTGTTAGATAACTAAATCATAACATAACTTTGTTAGTTAAGTTATTATTACACCCAAAAATTACCTGCTGAAATTTGCAGATGAGACTTTCAGTAAAATGAGGAGGTGCACAGTTTATCCCCACTGCATTCACTTTGTTACTTCTGTTTATTATGTCAAGGCATTCTTTGAAGCTCTCTCCAGATGGGGCATGCTCACCATCTACAGAGCTGAAACATATCCAAGATGGCAGTTGAATGTTTTCTTCTTCAAGCAGCTCAATGCAGGCCTGCACACGTGTCCAAAATCCTAGATCAAAATGGAGATGTAGTACATATTTTACTGGAATAT encodes the following:
- the LOC101292897 gene encoding uncharacterized protein LOC101292897; translated protein: MESQNSQLKKHPAVSPVTIPTSPAAATPTSCRKKKNEQATFLEDVKDHIDEFINASMDEHASCFKKTIDKMFRMSKIVADKNAADTKEVESSLPLQTTVAD